The Euwallacea similis isolate ESF13 chromosome 13, ESF131.1, whole genome shotgun sequence genomic interval TCCTAAGTTATTCTATGCCAAGCTTATGTACCTATGAATTAGCCCATATATTCTGCATGTTTCATGTTCCTTATGTTAAGCGTGTGTTACTATGTCAATCTATAAATCTAGCTTCACTTGGAGGACACAGAACACAGTAGTCCTAGTCCgtcatatttaataaaaaataatcctttgCCTGAAATTACTAATTTGATGAGAGGCCAtcaaaatccagaaaaaatctggcttaaaacaaaatttaacatgtatttacattattttccACGCTCATCCCCACTCAAACTTGAACTGTCCTCACTATCACTGGAGCTGCTCTCACTTGTGCTTGAATCTGAATCACTGCTGCTAGAGCTGGAACTTTcagttttcttcaattttttagattGTGCGCCTTTGTTCTTTACTGAGGCACCCTGTGAAATAGCTTCTTCCCTTTCTTTTAAACGTTTCTTTAAAATCTGAGACCTGGAGGATCGATGGACATACTTCCGCTTGCCCTTGCATTCATAGGACCAGTGGCCATATTCCAGGCATTTCTGACATCTCACTCCTTGCGGAGGGTAAGTTGTTTGCCTTCTAGAGAAGAAAGATGCGGGGTTTTTGACAAAAGCGTTGTGTTGATTTTTACTTACTTCTTTAGTATAGCTGAGGTTGAGGACCCATCATTACCCCCAATAGTCATAGCTGGTTCGGAGcctttgtaaatttgaattgatgATTGGTAGTGGAATTGTTGTTCTTGAGGAATGGTTTAATGCAAATgaaacacttttttaaaagtttaatgctgaatttctgataaatttgGATTTGAAAGATACTTAATTGATCTTCGTTTGTTTATTCGAAGCTACGTCGTAACAAGCTGTGAAGTTCCTGTCATGCACAAAGTGGTGGTGTGAAACAAGAGTAGTCAGAGTAATTATTTGGACTAAATTTACTCTAAATAAAGGAAACTTTATTACCGATCAAGCTTCATATGTGGTCCTTAGGCGggcttttcaaatattaaattcatttcagtttttgtattaattattgaagCTAGCGATActtgaagagtttttttttaataattcaaaactaTAAGGaggatttatatttttatttataatatgaaGTTATTTAGCCGACAAACGAGAGAGACTTGACGAAATATGCCTGCGTCTTCACTATTTAGTTAAAAGTGTATTGATATGGCGCTCTCTGAGCGTGAGCAGCCAAACTGAGCATCCTATGAAAAAGTTTGTTTGTGTTTCAGAGCTAATGCTTCACATTATGAATAGCTGGCGCCACCAGTAAGAGAAGAAGTCTTGCCGAGCCTAAGGCCCGGTTTTTCATACTCCTAGTAACGTAGtcagcaaaatattttctatagaaatGACCGAATCACAGCAAAGTATTGGtcaatttctccatttttatagaaatgatCTTGATTTCAAAGCTAccaaaaattcgaaaaactgGACCTTATAccaatatttaacaaaaaatttgaaaaatttaattaacaacatTATCAAGAAACAATTTACAGCTGAGCACTGTCATCCAAATAATCGTCATTCCCCTAAAAATTGCCTGTAACCATACCCCCCTCCGTAAACATCCCCATTGTTACCCCCAATAAAAACAGGAACAGTTTTTCTAATAACCACAGGTTGAGGCACTGGCACAGGTATTGGTTGAGATATTTTCACAGGCACAGGTATTTGCACTGGAAATGGCACAGGCCTGTCTATTGGAACAGGATATGGCCTGGAAATTGGAACTGGGTATGGTTGAGGCACTGCAATAGGTCTCCTAACTCCTCCTGCATAGCTTGAAAAAATCGGTGGTGGTAAGCCTTGGAAAGGCCCAGGTCGAAGGCCGAAGAATGGTCCGTATCCATATGAACTCGCATACCCTCCAGGGTACCTTGGAAATTTGCCAATGAGGctcaattttaatatcttctTGACTATGAAGCCCGTAGTCCCCACGGCGCAAGCAATGGCGGACAGTAAAATAACCGcctaattttttgaaaaaagaaggTGTGAGTGATGAATTTAACTGCTGGTTTAACAAAATACTTACTGATAGTCTCATTATTACGACAAATTGCGTGTACTATTGCATTTTTCATGCCAAATAGGAGTTTTATATACAGATTCGAAAATCAAACAAGTGGGGCATATTTTTGTGGAACTATTTAAGATTTGTTGTGTAAGAGTTACGTGAAGAACATGGCGAATTAAACGAAAAAACATGGTCACAGTAGTTTAATGCCAGGCTTGTTTATCTTGTAAGAtcacattaaaaatgtattaataacCGAAGAAGCAGGATTCAGTGGTAAAATCACTTATActtcttgattttttgtttttttttttaaattcatttccCGTCACTTCATCAATTACTATTTTGAGCTTATAAGAGCCGTAGGCACTTTGGTTAAACATGTTGGATCATTTTCCACTTCAGCGAGCAATAACACTAACAGGCATGTTAATAATTTCCTCACGGTTATTTAACTAAACTATTAATTTCCTATAGAAAATCGAGGTTTTTTTCTTGTGTTAAGCACAGAATTGGTCACAGTTCTGACACTTTCTCCCTCCCTTCTTTTTTACGCCCATTTCTTTTTCAGGAATCATGTGCAGGCGCCTACAAATTTTCCCACGAATTGAGGCAATAAAACAccaacttaaattaaattaaagaaaacaaatatttatttttaaagaaatgaaaaattctctaaaagtATCGACTAGACAACAAACACAAATCATTCTCATGTTCATCCACGCCTCAGTCCCATCCATGATGGGATTCGTGATGAACTTCGTGAATACCTACTGGCGGCAAATGATGAAGTGGTTCTACATGAGCGTGAATGGCAACTGGAATCTTCTTCTTCACAATAATGGGATGAGGTATTGCTACTGGAATTTTCTTCACGATATGCACTGGAACTGGCACTCGTTCTTCAACTTTAACTGGGTGTGGAATATTAATGTGGACTGGCACTTGTACTGGCACGGGAATGGGTTGATCTACTTGAACTGGAACATCTCTGAATACCTTTACTTCGTAAGGTTTTTGGACGTGCACTGGATAGGGTCGGTCTACAGGGACGTCTACTGGGGTAGGAACCTATTGagccaaataaatttaaaatgaaaggTAGTATATTCAAAGATAAATCAATAGTCTAAAGTTTGAATTGAATTGGCCTGGAATTTCGAAGCCAATTCAACTTAAACTTAACTCAACTGAAAACCCAAGCtgaaagaaaatgtaattttctccCAGATGAAGAGAGATTTTAGGCCACTGTGTTTTACAGCATAATCAGAGCGGAATTTCCTATTCCTAGGCGCTTTAACTTTCTATGCGCACATAACAGACAAAGATGGTTATATACTCTAGATCAGTTGACACTAGATTTGGTAGATATATAACTAATGACAGAGGTACAGTGGTAGCAATTACGAATTTTATGAGATAAAGACATTGATTCTTGGAAATTGTTATGTTCTCagtattttaattacttttcctaGATCATCATGCATCAAACTATGCCTTCTAAAAAATTGTACGGTGATCTACGCATCTTTATCTATATCTACGCGTTATTATTCATATAACACTAATCTTACTGTAAGATATCGAACAATTACCTGAACGGGAATACGTCTCTCCACTGGTACTTGATAAGGTTGTGGAACTGGGACTCCAATCCTGTGTAAAACTGTTACGTGACGTTGTACGGTGTGTCCCAAATGGTAATGAGCCTCATTGGAGTGTACGTCAGGACCTCCAAGAGCTCCTAAACCAACAGTACCGGCAGCAATTCCACCAGTGACAATTCTTCCCCCAATTCCACCAGCAGCAATTCTTCCTCCAATTCCATCAGCAGCAATTCCACCGGTGACGATTCCTCCCCCAATTCCACCAGCAGCAATTCCACCATCAACAATTGCTCCTAAACCAAATTCTTCGGCCGCAATTCCTCCTTCGTGAGTTATAGGGAAAGCTGCAGGAGCTGCTGCGATGGACGAGCCTACAGATAATGGTGCAGGGGCCGCTGCGATGGATGGACCTAGTGGTAGATGTGCAGAGACGGCTGGTTCTACTAGAGCACCTGCACTAGCTGAAACACTCGCGAAAGCCGACGCGcctgaaaatttgtttgttgaaGCATCCTGCAGGAAGAAAACGTCTAACAATGTATACCTGCGAAAGCGCTTGAGTGGGCTTCTCCTTCGAGGGGCAATGAAGGCACTGGAGGGATGTCCAAGTGTCCGCCGCcaatttctaaatttcctGTGGCGATTGCAGGGCTTGGTATCAAATTTCCTGCAGGTTTGTGAAGGAAACCTGCGGTGGCCGACCTCGCCGACAGGCATAGAAGAAGAACGAACGcctttttttgaataaaggAAAATAGATTAAACTAATTCAGCATACTAATTATGGGACTTACTATGGTCTTCATTGCACCCAGAACTAAAAAGAAGATGTATCAAAACTCGAAGACAACTGAtaacgattttcaaaatttacccTTTTATAGCGAACCGGATCTGGGTGGGATGCTTTATGAGACATTTGCAAACAAGGtgctttctttatttaaattagtgtaTCATACGTAACTTCTTCAGGCCTAAAGGCAccgattaaaattttcaaacttgatATGGCACCAGGTGGAGTCCGGTTCGACGAGTTCGTTCTTTTATCGGGTTGAGAGATGTTTTTACGTAAATTATGGTGATTATTGTCGGTGGTTCTTTTTACCGCCGAATTCcgtgatttatttaatattttttgggtCAAAACGAAATCGAAAGTGAAAATATCGCTGGCACATTCTGCATGTGGTTGAACCAACTTCAATATtctcttaaatatttacaaagtgGAATAATGCAGAGGTATATAAAGGATACATAAGAAGGATGAAgtaaaagagatattttcaGTGATCTTTGAACGAGCCAATTTGAGATACAACATATATGTTGATACATAAGATTCCACCCATCACTTCAGACTCATGGTATATTTGCATACTATTTGCCACCATCCACTGGATCCCCTCCGCAAGTAACCTCcgcaacttaaaaaaattcttatcgtATAACGTACTACTTCCTATAAGTGGGAGATAAAATTGCTTTGCCGCACGCCTTTACCAGCTGAACTTAACACAATTTTATCACACGCAAAGGGCACGCGTTAACGTCAAATATCTCTGTGCGCAATCCGAACGGTGGCAGTGAAACATGTgcggtaaaattttttaggtaCCGCGAAAATATGTGTAAAAGTTTCTACCGTACGCCAATATTTAATGGGATTTACACGGGGTTATACGTGTGCTCgttggaaaaatatatttgtacGTGCGAAAAGTCTTTTTGTCGCACTCGATTCCTGACCGAAATCAATTGCTGCAGCGCCTCGTCCGACCAATTGCAATCTGCACGCGGTAAAGCATCACTTTTGATGCTTGTTAGATAAATACCAATTCCGTTTTGTTGTAAATCAAACTCGAACATCAAATGCAACATTGATTGATATAGATACTTCTCCATGAAACTCGCGAATTAAGAGCATTTTCGGACCAATTAGGATACCAATTAAGATCCTAAAAGCCttccaaaaattctttgaaaccATGAAATGAATTCTTAAAATTGCTCTGGAACACTCAgcaatttaggaaaaaatctggatttaaaacgtttttgttACTTTGATCGATTGAATTGTTGAGAATACGACAACAGGCTAaaaagtcttaaaaaatttgctttaaatagGTGAAAACggctttaaaaattagaaaaaattttgtcCTTTAGggcttttaatttattgggGGCCCATTAAAATATATGGGGACCAAATTAGTatgaaacttatttaaaaatgttatcaaagTTCCAAAACactgcaaaaaaatacataaatcaaacacataaaataaaatttatttagtgaCAGTTATATGCAGTAACATCAAACACCTCGTTTACCACCATCCACCGGAGCTCCTAATTCCGTAACCTACACCGTATCCTCCGTAGCTTCCGTAACTCCTGTAACCTCCGTAGCTCCTCACCGCGACTGGCACTTTAACTGGAACTGGAACTGCTACAGTTCTAGTTACAGGTACAGCTACTTTCTGGATAACTGGAACTGGTTGAGCTACAGGTACCGGCACGGGCACTTTCTTGACAACTGGTACTGCCACGGGATGAGCAACTGGAACCGGAACAGCAACAGGAGTTGCGATGTTGGCGCTGTAGCCTCCTAGGGAGCCGCCGAGGTATCCAAGAGAGCCTCCGTAACCTCCTAAGGAGCCACCATATCCTCCCAAATAACCTCCGTAACTTCCAACTGAGCCAAGACCCAGACTTTCTCCAAAAATCCCGCGCTTTTTGATGTTCCTTGGGGCTGAAGAGTCTTCAGCCTGGACAGCTACCAAAGCTACAGCGACGAGGATTATCTGAAAAGTTTCGAATGAAGACgtatcaatttaaataatgaaatacttACGATTTTCATTATTCTTCTTGTAGTGTTTGTGCCAAACGAGCAAGTTTGAATGATACAAATTCATGCGTTTTTTGGAgttttatagcaatttttc includes:
- the LOC136413200 gene encoding elastin-like, coding for MKIIILVAVALVAVQAEDSSAPRNIKKRGIFGESLGLGSVGSYGGYLGGYGGSLGGYGGSLGYLGGSLGGYSANIATPVAVPVPVAHPVAVPVVKKVPVPVPVAQPVPVIQKVAVPVTRTVAVPVPVKVPVAVRSYGGYRSYGSYGGYGVGYGIRSSVLGAMKTIAFVLLLCLSARSATAGFLHKPAGNLIPSPAIATGNLEIGGGHLDIPPVPSLPLEGEAHSSAFAGASAFASVSASAGALVEPAVSAHLPLGPSIAAAPAPLSVGSSIAAAPAAFPITHEGGIAAEEFGLGAIVDGGIAAGGIGGGIVTGGIAADGIGGRIAAGGIGGRIVTGGIAAGTVGLGALGGPDVHSNEAHYHLGHTVQRHVTVLHRIGVPVPQPYQVPVERRIPVQVPTPVDVPVDRPYPVHVQKPYEVKVFRDVPVQVDQPIPVPVQVPVHINIPHPVKVEERVPVPVHIVKKIPVAIPHPIIVKKKIPVAIHAHVEPLHHLPPVGIHEVHHESHHGWD
- the LOC136413141 gene encoding zinc finger CCHC domain-containing protein 10-like — translated: MTIGGNDGSSTSAILKKRQTTYPPQGVRCQKCLEYGHWSYECKGKRKYVHRSSRSQILKKRLKEREEAISQGASVKNKGAQSKKLKKTESSSSSSSDSDSSTSESSSSDSEDSSSLSGDERGK
- the LOC136412910 gene encoding tetrapeptide repeat homeobox protein 2-like, yielding MRLSAVILLSAIACAVGTTGFIVKKILKLSLIGKFPRYPGGYASSYGYGPFFGLRPGPFQGLPPPIFSSYAGGVRRPIAVPQPYPVPISRPYPVPIDRPVPFPVQIPVPVKISQPIPVPVPQPVVIRKTVPVFIGGNNGDVYGGGYGYRQFLGE